CTCCCAGTTGAGCCCATAGGACCAGAAGAGACTGAGATTAGAGGAAATAATACTATTCAGAGAGATAACATGACATGTATTCAGCTGGTGTGGCATTGTATTCACCAAGACCAAAGCTACAGCTATAGCATTTATTATGGGTCGATGTCATTGCTCTATATATATGCAGGTTAGGTTATGTTTAGAGATTATGATACCTGATTGGCTAAAAGAAAAGGCAGTGAATGGCTGCAGTAGTTTATACATgtttatacattatacatattttattttattttatttcatactcttatttttatgtctatgtctggttcacatgtgttctttgttatcttgagactcttggacaaaacagttTCCCTGTAGGGATCagtaaagtgatcttgaatcttgaatgaGCTGAAAtaagtttggttttattttaataacaccCAACGCCAAACAATAATTAGAATTTACAAAATGTTGCTTCATGTTGCCTTAAAAGATTCTAAATAATTTTACTGCTTGTATTTAGCGTTACTGTCTGAAATAAACTACATACATTTTATGAAAATGTGTGGAATcgattttgtttttcaacagCTATGATACAAGATCACCAGGTTATGTTGTGCAGCAAGATCCAGACTGAGGTATAACACTGAAACAAAGCCATGCACAGTATTACAGCAGCCAGGAAATATACATGTTTCACaagcaggaagaaaagaatatttttaaaaaacataaacaaatcaaacaaccTCTGAACCTTCTTTACGTGTGGTTTAATTTCTGTCCTGGTCTATATATAGGCGCTCGCAAATAAACTCGGTCTCAGTTCCCAGGAAAGCAAAAGAGAGCAAAATCAAAGGAAATAGGGTGGGTGACTGGATGTTGCTGACTTATATAGAGGAAGTATGTTTGATATAGAGGAAGCATTTTTTGCTTTGCTAAGCAGATCACCGTCAGGATCAGAAAACAAGAAGCAATTTGCAGATTAGTTTTATTCAATAAGGTGAAATAGGAGGTACGCGATACGAGATGAGGGACTATGAAAAGCAACCTGATGTTTCAGCCATAAGTAAGTAGGAGCTTTAAGCTCGTAAAACTTGTACTTTCAGAGGTTCATCATATGTCATAGcctaaatcttattttatttaagcacAAGGTTTGAGTTTGCAATGAGTAAGTCACCATAGTGGCCATTGTTTTCGAAATGCGGAGAAGTTTTAGCAATAcgcaatgattttttttttttttggacataccAGTGAACAGTTTGATTTCTGTACACCAGAGAGAAAACTCTACAGACTGGCTGTAGTCTAGATCTAACATTACTGGAATAATATTGGATTAATTCAAtgataaaaacattattttcatcACGCATTATATTTGATTAATAATGTTCTTTTGTTTGCAATTGTATAAaattgtttatatatatatgtatgtatatatattatatatatatatatatatatatatatatataatatatatatatatatatatatatatatatatattatgtatatatatatatatatatatatatatatatatatatatatgtatatatatatatatattgtacacGCTCATGAGCTATAGATGAAAAAGAGCCTGTTGGCATCTATTCACACAATGTGAGGTGTATATTCTGCTCTCAGACAGTTCAGATGtaggagcacctggtcgtgaTGACATTATAAAAAACTTGACGGAGGAGAGAGACATGTTGAAGAGAAAACTGAATATCTTTGGTGAGTATACTGATACTTGGTACTTTAATAATATTTGTTCTATTGTTATCATCTTCTTATCATAATTATCTCATCTGTAACAGATCATTATTCCCAGTGAGGATGGCTGTATTTCAAGGAtagtttttattacatttttccGGTTAAGAAACCCTGGCAAGAGAGCCAAGATGACTGTCGGCAAAGAGGTGCAGACCTGGTGATTGTTAACAGCAGAGAAGAACAGGTGCAGTATTTAGGTGAAGggaaaatatgtgaaatgaaaaatccctcattatttgtgtttctgtcactgttAAAAGGACTTCTTAAGAGAATTCAGAAGGGTCACATGGATCGGGCtgagtgacagagagacagaagggaCGTGGGAATGGGTGGATGGGACTTTACTGAACAAAAGGTATTGAACATATATTACCTTAAAAATCATTCAGCTATTTGTGGCAGCACCATCTTTAATTTACATAACTGTCTTCATCAGAGTCATTTGCTTGGTTTTGGAGGGTCTGTAGTGTAACATTCACACACTTCATCTTACCCCACTAGATTTTAGTCATATAACTGAATTAACGACAATATTTAATGTTAACTTTGGACATAGCTTTAATATTTCTtgtcatcacatcacatctttgttgctgttttgtttcagcttctgGAAAACTGGAGAACCAAACAATTATGGTGGCCGTGATGAGGACTGTGGAACAATACAGAACTATGAACAATTTAACAACTGGAATGACACTCCTTGTAAAAGTGAAAACTTTTGGATCTGTGAAAAAATAGTGGACCACTAAGAACCCATTGAGCCTTCCAGACCGCAAGATGACACAACATACTATCTGCCTGTTTTGATCAACCTTTTCAGTGGAGACATTTGGCAATTAAATTAACttcactgtttcatttattagTTGTTATTGTTTATCGATATACAACATAAGAAACTTAGAGagtcttcttttctgtttgagaATTTAACTTCCTCTTTGGAGATCCAGGCGTGGAGTTGAGGTATGGCAGTGGGTATGATGGTGCCCCTGTCGGCCATCTTGTCCACAGTTGGGTACTCTTgggattttcaaaaaaaagttgtcccctggctaaagctgtcTGCGAAAGTGTCCCcagttttacagaaaaaaacagactacGATTATTTTGGTAGCTGGTCGctctgctattgacattacatagtttgaatatgaatacatatgtaaaaataaatgaaatcgtAATTGTCCCCTTTACTtcttttcatcttgataacatttaaatctttctttctttctttttttatgtctgaaatgtccctggatttccacatcagcaggcagtgatTAACCTGGGGCcatactactagtgtgggattatgctataatatttactcatcatcacagtaaaat
The nucleotide sequence above comes from Mugil cephalus isolate CIBA_MC_2020 chromosome 2, CIBA_Mcephalus_1.1, whole genome shotgun sequence. Encoded proteins:
- the LOC125001558 gene encoding CD209 antigen-like protein E; the protein is MRDYEKQPDVSAINSSDVGAPGRDDIIKNLTEERDMLKRKLNIFGGWLYFKDSFYYIFPVKKPWQESQDDCRQRGADLVIVNSREEQDFLREFRRVTWIGLSDRETEGTWEWVDGTLLNKSFWKTGEPNNYGGRDEDCGTIQNYEQFNNWNDTPCKSENFWICEKIVDH